The stretch of DNA AGCTCGAACGCGACGCCGCGCAGCACGGCGCGGCGGCCGAGGTCGACGTGGACGTCGTCGAAACGCAGCGCCGGCGCGTGCGCGTCGCTCATCCGACCACCACGCGCCGCTGCTGGCGGCGCAGCAGGAAGAGGAAGAGCGGCCCGCCGACGAGCGCGGTGATCGCGCCCACCGGCAGCTCGCGCCCGAACAGGAGCGTGCGCGCGAGCGCGTCGCACACGACGAGGAAGGCGCCGCCCGCGAGCGCGGCGCCCGGCACCAGCACGCGGTGGTCGGCGCCGACGACGAGCCGCAGCAGGTGCGGGATGATGAGCCCGACGAACCCGACGAGCCCCGCGACCGACACCGCCGCGCCCACCATGAGCGCCGTCGCGAACAGCAGCCAGCGCTTGTGCGCCTCGCTCGCGACGCCGAGCTGCTCGGCCGTCTCGTCGCCGAGCGCGAGCAGGTTCAGGCTGCGCGCGAGCGACATCGCGACGCCGAGGCCGACGAGCAGGAACGTCGCGACCAGGCCGGCCGCGTCGATCGACGTCGCCGACAGGTTCCCGATCAGCCAGAGGAAGATGCGCGCGCCCTCGATCAGCCCCGCGATCGACGCGAGGAAGACGATCGCCGCCGAAGCGAACGCGTTGAACACGACGCCCGTGAGCAGCAGGCTCGTCGGCGAGACGCGCCCGCCCGCCCCCGCGACCGCGTGCAGCGCGACGGTCGCGAGCACGCTTCCCGCGAACGCCGCCGGCGGCACGGCGCTCGCGCCGAGCCCGACCGCGGCGCCGAGCGAGAGCGTCGCGATCGCCGCGAGCGCGGCGCCGCCCGAGACCCCGAGCACGAACGGGTCGGCGAGCGGGTTGCGCAGCAGCGCCTGGAACACGACGCCCGACGTCG from Myxococcota bacterium encodes:
- a CDS encoding iron ABC transporter permease, yielding MQRLTAGRFAATLGALAALAVAAALAGLALGPSDLAARDVFGALLDPGASGATADIVWRIRVPRVALAMLVGASLSTSGVVFQALLRNPLADPFVLGVSGGAALAAIATLSLGAAVGLGASAVPPAAFAGSVLATVALHAVAGAGGRVSPTSLLLTGVVFNAFASAAIVFLASIAGLIEGARIFLWLIGNLSATSIDAAGLVATFLLVGLGVAMSLARSLNLLALGDETAEQLGVASEAHKRWLLFATALMVGAAVSVAGLVGFVGLIIPHLLRLVVGADHRVLVPGAALAGGAFLVVCDALARTLLFGRELPVGAITALVGGPLFLFLLRRQQRRVVVG